The Corallococcus exiguus genome includes a window with the following:
- a CDS encoding eCIS core domain-containing protein, which yields MRVRFERAFGADLSAVRLHEHPLVARLGAKALCWGEQILFAPGALELDLSRGTRILAHELVHVLQQRSGRVPHGNGGTGLLVDEALEAEAEALAAQALSGGRAHLAGSWAGTCPTPALQAYHVIQNAQFVAQDVNLHNATFETQRDGVRPHPHPKTHGDSFLINSGTVNVMVRAHNQIALRVSDDNELAIEDTDPHHEQAKHFFATERAITRCNRALKSVGSSYRIAKVPGPRYLEIGPPAQPGCLPFLSGPGPKRLFQVAMSENGHLEPAVSQNCNEISGKVMGEQQDSQRTVRLTQSGNQLFLNLPRWQLGGWAPAFPAHGDIPFRLAELLTTFLFHGQAEGPNAAAARQRAVNDYQVGLQNALAGANTPVAQMAALAGFNGPIGRNYGRLVNRVRANAAMTLNGVTLNGLTLRTRYEQVLFRLGLNAYADPRVGDAFQTYSVGAMERYQDAQNRNWMRMRDEVAPRPVALVPPPVYCEPVWEYHWGGVVAESGADRITFENYARNYEDRNGPQLHGGELRSFFQMTRVPTQVNDPLIAQSWHESCYAHGFANALTMCISKISRCGR from the coding sequence TTGCGTGTCCGTTTCGAGCGCGCCTTCGGGGCCGACCTGAGCGCTGTGCGCCTGCACGAGCATCCCCTGGTCGCGAGGCTGGGGGCCAAGGCCCTCTGCTGGGGAGAGCAGATTCTCTTCGCTCCGGGCGCGCTGGAGCTCGACCTGTCTCGCGGGACCCGGATCCTCGCGCATGAGTTGGTGCATGTGCTGCAACAGCGCTCGGGACGCGTCCCTCATGGGAACGGCGGGACCGGGCTGCTCGTGGATGAGGCCCTCGAAGCAGAGGCCGAGGCCCTGGCCGCACAGGCCCTTTCGGGTGGGCGTGCGCACCTCGCGGGTTCCTGGGCGGGGACTTGTCCCACTCCCGCGCTTCAGGCGTACCACGTCATCCAGAATGCCCAGTTCGTCGCCCAGGACGTCAACCTCCACAACGCCACCTTCGAGACCCAGCGGGATGGCGTGCGGCCCCACCCCCACCCGAAGACGCACGGGGACAGCTTCCTCATCAACTCGGGGACGGTGAACGTCATGGTGCGGGCGCACAACCAGATCGCGCTCCGGGTTTCGGATGACAACGAACTCGCCATCGAGGACACCGACCCCCACCACGAGCAGGCCAAGCACTTCTTCGCCACGGAGCGCGCCATCACCCGGTGCAACCGCGCGTTGAAGTCCGTGGGCTCCAGCTATCGCATCGCCAAGGTCCCCGGGCCTCGCTACCTTGAAATCGGGCCCCCCGCGCAGCCGGGCTGTCTGCCCTTCCTGAGCGGCCCCGGACCCAAGCGTCTGTTCCAGGTGGCGATGTCCGAGAACGGGCACCTCGAGCCCGCCGTGTCGCAGAACTGCAACGAAATCTCCGGCAAGGTCATGGGGGAGCAGCAGGACTCGCAGCGCACCGTGAGGCTCACGCAGTCCGGCAATCAGCTCTTCCTCAATCTACCGCGCTGGCAGCTCGGAGGATGGGCCCCTGCCTTTCCGGCCCATGGCGACATCCCCTTCCGGCTGGCGGAGCTCCTCACCACGTTCCTCTTCCATGGACAGGCAGAGGGCCCCAACGCCGCCGCGGCCCGGCAACGCGCGGTCAACGATTACCAGGTCGGATTGCAGAACGCGCTGGCGGGCGCCAATACCCCTGTTGCCCAGATGGCGGCGCTCGCGGGCTTCAACGGCCCCATTGGCCGCAACTATGGCCGGCTGGTGAACCGGGTCCGCGCCAATGCCGCGATGACGCTCAACGGCGTCACCCTCAACGGGCTCACGCTCCGCACACGTTACGAGCAGGTCCTCTTCCGGCTGGGCCTCAATGCCTATGCGGACCCGCGGGTGGGCGATGCGTTCCAGACGTACTCCGTGGGCGCGATGGAGCGCTATCAGGACGCCCAGAATCGCAACTGGATGCGGATGCGGGACGAGGTGGCTCCCCGCCCGGTGGCGCTCGTTCCTCCGCCTGTCTATTGCGAACCGGTGTGGGAGTATCACTGGGGCGGTGTGGTCGCGGAGAGCGGAGCGGACCGCATCACCTTCGAGAACTACGCCCGCAACTACGAGGATCGCAACGGTCCCCAGCTCCATGGCGGCGAGCTTCGCTCGTTCTTCCAGATGACCCGCGTGCCCACCCAGGTCAATGATCCGCTCATCGCCCAGTCGTGGCACGAGAGCTGTTACGCCCACGGCTTCGCCAATGCCCTGACGATGTGCATCTCCAAGATCAGCCGCTGTGGACGCTGA
- a CDS encoding DUF3396 domain-containing protein: MKPVFPSIRLSGRGEWLAGRDGVVLAFFIHRDHSEVGPAIWRSIQTYLRAIPPGSLNWYTSADGDMVPLDDEGWEHNRHVVIERIGGGSRTVELRESPSETGSYQVEYYGRRLDSPIHDAPATTLSFTFPTEYLLEHGAVQLRALALELARELPFNFGYASFALVSTQGSWAAGDWDTTEALLARYPGLDAPHATRFSSILGTRALGPYWLTFLGQPLLGQLGGIDALRNARPFPEVSLLPMDGDRVLVTLDEWPDPIDTQTKAIPPQYRTLARLMEPFLFQYEGEGLPLYKQDTNQWVRRFLQP; encoded by the coding sequence ATGAAGCCTGTCTTCCCGAGCATCCGACTTAGCGGCAGGGGCGAGTGGCTCGCCGGAAGAGATGGCGTCGTGCTTGCCTTCTTCATCCATCGCGACCACTCGGAGGTAGGGCCTGCGATCTGGCGATCAATCCAAACCTATCTTCGCGCCATCCCGCCCGGTTCACTCAACTGGTACACGTCGGCGGACGGAGACATGGTCCCGCTGGATGACGAAGGCTGGGAACACAATCGCCATGTGGTGATCGAGCGTATCGGGGGAGGGAGCCGGACCGTGGAGCTGCGGGAGAGCCCCAGCGAAACCGGAAGCTACCAGGTCGAATACTACGGCCGACGGCTCGACAGCCCCATCCATGATGCTCCCGCCACCACGCTCTCGTTCACGTTCCCCACGGAGTACCTGCTGGAGCATGGCGCGGTCCAACTGCGCGCGCTGGCCTTGGAACTGGCTCGTGAGCTGCCCTTCAACTTCGGATACGCCAGCTTCGCCCTTGTCTCGACACAGGGCTCCTGGGCCGCGGGGGATTGGGACACCACCGAAGCACTCCTCGCTCGCTACCCCGGCCTGGATGCCCCTCATGCCACGAGATTCAGTTCAATCCTCGGAACCAGAGCCCTAGGTCCCTACTGGCTCACCTTCCTGGGACAGCCACTGCTGGGACAACTGGGCGGCATCGACGCGCTCCGGAACGCGCGCCCCTTCCCGGAGGTCTCCCTGCTCCCCATGGACGGCGACCGCGTCCTGGTCACCCTGGACGAGTGGCCAGACCCCATCGACACACAGACGAAGGCCATTCCGCCCCAGTACCGCACGCTGGCCCGCCTGATGGAGCCCTTCCTCTTCCAGTACGAAGGAGAAGGGCTCCCTCTCTACAAACAGGACACGAATCAGTGGGTCCGTCGGTTCCTCCAACCCTGA
- a CDS encoding DUF3396 domain-containing protein, which yields MSFFIHRDHTEVAPAIWRAIETYRRAIPAGSLNWYTSADGDMVPLDGAGWEHNRREVIDCIGGGGRTAELRESPSETGGYQVEYYGRLLNSPFHDAPATALAFTFPTEYLLRHGAEHLRALAFELARELPFNFGYASFAIVSTQGSWASGDWTQLEALLSRYLGLDVYSVGRASSVIGTHGLGPHWLTFLGQPLLGRIGGTEALRSALPFPETSLIPMDGDRLLITLGEEPSALDTKDGAIPPQYLALGRMLKPFMFEYTGDIDGIQHDVNRWRRRLCP from the coding sequence GTGTCCTTCTTCATCCATCGTGACCACACAGAGGTTGCGCCCGCCATCTGGCGAGCCATCGAGACCTACCGCCGAGCAATCCCCGCCGGCTCACTGAATTGGTACACATCCGCTGACGGCGACATGGTGCCGCTCGACGGTGCGGGCTGGGAGCACAACCGACGGGAAGTGATTGATTGTATTGGAGGCGGCGGAAGGACCGCGGAGTTGAGAGAGAGCCCCAGCGAAACAGGTGGCTACCAGGTCGAGTATTACGGACGGCTGCTCAACAGCCCGTTCCATGATGCTCCCGCTACAGCCTTGGCGTTCACGTTCCCCACGGAATACCTCCTGAGACACGGTGCGGAGCACCTACGTGCCCTCGCATTCGAGCTGGCTCGCGAACTTCCCTTCAACTTCGGGTACGCAAGCTTCGCCATTGTGTCGACACAGGGCTCCTGGGCATCAGGAGATTGGACGCAACTGGAGGCGCTCCTCTCGCGCTACCTGGGCCTGGATGTCTACAGCGTCGGCAGGGCCAGCAGCGTCATCGGAACCCACGGCCTGGGCCCCCACTGGCTCACCTTCCTGGGACAGCCCCTCTTGGGCAGGATTGGAGGCACTGAAGCGCTGCGGAGCGCGCTTCCCTTCCCCGAAACCTCTCTCATCCCGATGGATGGTGACCGGCTGTTGATCACCCTCGGCGAAGAGCCCAGTGCCCTCGATACGAAGGATGGCGCCATTCCGCCTCAGTACCTGGCACTGGGGAGAATGTTGAAACCATTCATGTTCGAGTACACGGGTGACATCGATGGTATCCAGCACGACGTGAATCGCTGGCGCCGGCGGTTGTGTCCTTGA
- the drmD gene encoding DISARM system SNF2-like helicase DrmD — translation MPCAGDIAQVRHRQYLVNEVVAPSDVREQHTLVRLTCLDDDAQGRPLSVLWERELAARVIRPEQGGLGTPERFDEPRHFAAYLHALKWSSVTATDARLFQAPFRAGIHLMNHQLTPLKKALELPRVNLFIADDVGLGKTIEAGLVLQELILRQRVDRVFIVCPASVTLQWRDEMEKRFGLRFEIFNSEFVSRRRQERGFQVPVWATHSRFIVSYQTLRRSEYFEPLKTLLEEKGHHKSLLVLDEAHVVAPASASRYAIDTETTRSIRSLAERFEHRLFLSATPHNGHSNSFSALLEMLDPQRFTRGTRVRESQLAPVMVRRLKGDLRALGSAQRYPERHVVGVRLTHETGRWHAEWLAPDGKTVEQRVDLGEGSAAELELSQKLARYTELMAPATKQGRLVFINLQKRLLSSIEAFHRTLSVHAAAFGAGSLAPDGGALTGDLAPESEEHGETDESLELAFAETISEQSQELSASIQARQLLDDMLKVSARHRTARDAKLRALLHWIREHQCPLTRGAAWKPRRVIVFTEYGDTLRFLKEQLTAAFEGTHRGDERILTLTGGIDDVKRAQVQAAFNGPMDEYPVRVLLATDAAREGINLQGRCADLFHYDVPWNPSRMEQRNGRIDRALQPAPAVRCGYFVYSQRAEDAVLDTLARKVETITRELGSLGSVLMDQMHDALAAGITQGTLESLSRAATSSRTDVTKRELESQRTLQSLRKELDAIGELRERSGKVMDFNPVLLRDALDVGFELAGADRLERETVTEEGQTLEAWKVPALPASWNATLDAIRPRREQDEAPWEWRKRPLSPVVFEAPPGVSSKLAHLHLSHPLVQRVLQRFLAQGFSANDLSRVSVVQTKRDSVARVIVFGRLSLFGEGAARLHDEVVSVSARWLDGGGRGHLKPFADEADRKAIDQLETTLAEAPALSATPKAVQTRLLASAASDFAKLWPAIEEQSSLREKDARKKLAARGASEAKALTQILLTQQEAIQEALGAQLELKLDARAEQDQWKRDKAHLEQRLRALGKELTEQPESLKATYAVRVARLVPVGMVYLWPGAR, via the coding sequence ATGCCGTGCGCGGGTGATATCGCGCAGGTCCGACACCGCCAATATCTGGTCAACGAGGTCGTGGCTCCTTCGGATGTCCGGGAGCAACACACCCTCGTCCGTCTCACCTGTCTGGATGATGACGCACAAGGCCGTCCCCTGTCTGTCCTATGGGAGCGCGAGCTCGCCGCAAGAGTGATCCGGCCTGAACAGGGTGGATTGGGAACACCTGAGCGTTTCGACGAGCCCCGTCACTTCGCGGCCTACCTGCACGCGCTCAAGTGGAGCTCCGTCACCGCCACCGACGCCCGGCTCTTCCAGGCGCCGTTCCGAGCGGGCATCCACCTGATGAATCACCAGCTCACGCCTCTCAAGAAGGCGCTCGAGCTGCCTCGGGTGAACCTCTTCATCGCCGATGACGTAGGTCTCGGAAAGACCATCGAAGCCGGGCTGGTGTTGCAGGAGCTCATCCTCCGCCAGCGCGTGGACCGCGTCTTCATCGTCTGCCCGGCGTCCGTGACGCTCCAGTGGCGCGATGAGATGGAGAAGCGCTTCGGCCTGCGCTTCGAGATCTTCAACAGCGAGTTCGTCTCCCGCCGTCGTCAGGAGCGCGGCTTCCAGGTCCCTGTCTGGGCGACACACTCGCGCTTCATCGTGTCGTATCAGACGCTGCGGCGCAGCGAGTACTTCGAGCCGCTCAAGACCCTGCTGGAGGAGAAGGGCCACCACAAGTCCCTGCTGGTGCTCGACGAGGCCCACGTCGTCGCTCCCGCATCGGCCAGCCGGTACGCCATCGACACGGAGACGACCCGCAGCATCCGGTCCCTCGCGGAGCGCTTCGAGCACCGGCTGTTCCTCTCCGCCACGCCCCACAACGGCCACTCGAACAGTTTCTCCGCGCTGCTGGAGATGCTGGACCCCCAGCGCTTCACGCGAGGCACCCGCGTCCGCGAGTCCCAACTGGCACCCGTCATGGTGCGCCGGCTCAAGGGAGACCTGCGCGCCCTGGGCAGCGCGCAACGCTACCCCGAGCGGCACGTGGTGGGCGTGCGCCTGACGCATGAGACGGGGCGCTGGCACGCCGAATGGCTCGCACCGGACGGGAAGACCGTCGAGCAGCGCGTCGACCTTGGCGAAGGGTCAGCCGCTGAGCTGGAGCTGTCCCAGAAGCTCGCGCGCTACACTGAGCTGATGGCGCCTGCGACGAAGCAGGGGCGCCTGGTCTTCATCAACCTCCAGAAGCGCCTCCTCTCCAGCATCGAGGCCTTCCACCGCACCCTCTCCGTCCATGCGGCGGCCTTCGGAGCGGGAAGCCTGGCGCCTGACGGCGGAGCACTCACCGGCGACCTCGCCCCTGAGTCCGAGGAGCACGGCGAGACGGACGAATCCCTCGAGCTGGCGTTCGCGGAGACCATCAGCGAACAGAGTCAGGAGCTGTCCGCCAGCATCCAGGCGCGCCAGCTCCTGGATGACATGCTCAAGGTGAGCGCCCGGCACCGCACCGCCCGGGACGCGAAGCTGCGGGCCCTGCTCCACTGGATTCGCGAGCATCAATGTCCGCTCACCCGGGGCGCTGCATGGAAGCCCCGCCGGGTCATCGTCTTCACGGAGTACGGCGACACGCTCCGCTTCCTCAAGGAGCAGCTCACCGCCGCATTCGAGGGAACCCACCGGGGCGATGAGCGAATCCTCACGCTGACGGGCGGCATCGATGACGTGAAGCGCGCACAGGTCCAGGCCGCCTTCAACGGCCCGATGGACGAGTACCCCGTGCGGGTCCTCCTCGCGACCGACGCGGCACGCGAAGGAATCAACCTGCAGGGCCGCTGCGCGGACCTCTTCCACTACGACGTCCCGTGGAATCCCTCGCGCATGGAGCAGCGCAACGGTCGCATTGACCGGGCCCTGCAACCCGCGCCTGCCGTGCGCTGCGGCTACTTCGTCTACAGCCAGCGCGCCGAGGACGCGGTGCTCGACACCCTGGCCCGCAAGGTGGAGACCATCACCCGCGAGCTGGGCAGCCTGGGTAGCGTGCTGATGGACCAGATGCACGATGCCCTCGCCGCGGGCATCACCCAGGGCACGCTGGAGAGCCTCTCCCGCGCCGCGACCTCCTCTCGCACCGACGTCACGAAGCGGGAACTGGAGTCCCAACGCACGCTGCAATCCCTGCGCAAGGAGCTGGATGCGATTGGGGAACTCCGCGAGCGCAGCGGCAAGGTCATGGACTTCAATCCCGTCCTGCTGCGTGACGCACTGGACGTGGGATTCGAGCTGGCCGGCGCGGATCGGCTGGAGCGGGAGACCGTCACGGAGGAGGGCCAGACGCTGGAGGCCTGGAAGGTTCCCGCCCTTCCCGCTTCGTGGAACGCGACGCTGGATGCCATCCGCCCCAGGCGGGAGCAGGACGAGGCCCCCTGGGAGTGGCGCAAGCGCCCCCTGTCCCCCGTGGTCTTCGAGGCGCCTCCGGGGGTCTCCAGCAAACTCGCCCACCTGCACTTGTCCCATCCGCTCGTGCAGCGGGTGCTCCAACGGTTCCTGGCGCAGGGATTCTCCGCGAACGACCTGAGCCGGGTCTCGGTGGTCCAGACGAAGCGCGATTCCGTGGCGCGCGTCATCGTCTTCGGTCGGCTGTCGCTCTTTGGCGAAGGCGCCGCGCGGCTCCATGACGAGGTGGTCTCCGTTTCAGCGAGGTGGCTGGACGGCGGCGGCCGCGGGCACCTGAAGCCCTTCGCGGACGAGGCGGACCGCAAGGCGATCGATCAACTGGAGACCACACTGGCGGAGGCCCCTGCTCTCTCCGCGACCCCAAAGGCCGTCCAGACGCGGCTGCTGGCCAGCGCCGCGTCTGACTTCGCGAAGCTCTGGCCCGCCATCGAGGAGCAGTCCTCCCTTCGGGAAAAGGATGCTCGCAAGAAGCTGGCGGCGCGGGGAGCGTCCGAAGCCAAGGCGCTGACTCAGATTCTCCTGACGCAGCAGGAGGCCATCCAGGAGGCGCTGGGCGCGCAGCTCGAGCTCAAGCTCGACGCACGGGCGGAGCAGGACCAATGGAAGCGCGACAAGGCTCACCTTGAGCAACGTTTGAGAGCGCTCGGAAAGGAGCTCACAGAGCAACCCGAATCCTTGAAAGCCACCTACGCCGTGCGGGTCGCCCGTCTGGTGCCCGTGGGCATGGTCTACCTGTGGCCGGGGGCGCGCTGA
- a CDS encoding type IIL restriction-modification enzyme MmeI, translated as MNGQGFGGDVERRYHQIWMGMAQPIEGLVVSIPVLEDAQCMQRLPVSAQSRFILLTGRDSPRVTDVPRFLREVLGFSDDDFATEFPEDLRLDIAEGQQTIQPTRGLRRRGPPPAKPEGLPDDSTPISRAAEGFALLTWELHPGLDLDKKEDTTGAWFYEPTAKFDRLLRAARVPIGLLFNGDSVRLVYAPHGETTGHLTFRFKDLVTSSGRPLFDAMVMLLHARRFFGVLPEHQLPALLEQSRRRQADVTEELADQVLEALGILLTGFETAAERDGSRTLDEAFSRGEDHVYGGLLSTLLRLVFILYAEDQGLLPVDQEPYRDDLSVKALHEQLVEDASLYPDAMNRRFGAWPRLLALFRCIYLGASHDKLRMPARRGQLFDPDRFPFLGGGSSDDAGTTAPTPSIDDETIHQVLQRLIFLKGQRLSFKSLDVEQIGSVYEGLMGFHVKRLTGAGLCLKPSKVWVAANEVLAQPAKRRAAWLEEEAGLDTKAVKALSKALEQAVTQQMVLAALEPYRVKGTETRRASQLVLQPGNERRRTSTHYTPRSLSSRIVRRALEPLLKTMGPQPSSERLLNLKICDPAMGSGAFLVESCRFLADQVIAAWTREGVLKRDKHEDEVMRARRLVAQRCLYGVDKNPWAVSLAKLSLWLVTLAKTEPFTFLDHALKCGDSLVGLDLDQLQAFHWDPASKKQSELPWALLKKQLTRSLEKREEILQLALDLEGPERKPLQLDLDPGRVKEGLLRDADAALADVKRIANACVGAFFAHGSDKEREKERIRRLDLIGAWLSQEKKGVLPPMPTDIAAFSAPPWTFHWPLEFPEVFHGSRPDPLDDEQPNKAAWIDGFVGNPPFAGKNAIIDTGGDNYLPWLQAVHEDAHGNADLSAHFFRRAFHLLGEHGSFGFIATNTIAQGDTRTTGLKYLVDHGGHLYDAVRSMKWPVDGANVSVSVVHLAKGHVSGLALETRLDGQGVKHLNSRLRGKPERADPMVLAANSSKSFVGTYVLGMGFVLNPEQRSTLIAKSPKNAERIFRYVGGEEINSDPSPQLERYVINFGKMELKEAEQWPDLLRIVRELVKPERDQNKREVRRKYWWRFAETTPALYEALRTVDRCLVTSIVSKHLMFSWMPSSRLFSHKAQVFPVSHDRHLALLQSRVHEAWTRLLSSTMRIDLNYSASDCFETFPFPENAHGSALEAIGKQLHFERSQYMQANNIGLTTTYNRLKDKSVTDAATQRLRDLHVAVDQAVLDAYGWNDIHAPPYCGATPKQLEAFEDEVLDRLFDLNEQRAREEAHPTSRRASKSRTQTA; from the coding sequence ATGAACGGCCAGGGCTTTGGCGGTGACGTCGAGCGTCGCTATCACCAGATCTGGATGGGGATGGCGCAGCCCATCGAAGGGCTGGTGGTCTCCATCCCGGTCCTCGAGGACGCGCAGTGCATGCAGCGCCTGCCGGTGTCCGCGCAGTCGCGGTTCATCCTGCTGACGGGCCGTGACTCACCTCGCGTGACGGATGTCCCGCGCTTCCTCCGGGAGGTGCTGGGCTTCTCTGACGATGACTTCGCGACGGAGTTCCCAGAGGACCTCCGGCTCGACATCGCGGAGGGCCAACAGACGATCCAGCCCACACGGGGCCTGCGGCGGCGCGGCCCTCCACCCGCGAAGCCGGAAGGGTTGCCGGACGACTCCACGCCCATCAGCCGGGCCGCGGAAGGCTTCGCGCTCCTGACCTGGGAACTGCATCCCGGGTTGGACCTGGACAAGAAGGAGGACACCACAGGCGCGTGGTTCTACGAACCCACCGCCAAGTTCGACCGCTTGCTGCGCGCAGCCCGCGTCCCCATCGGCTTGCTGTTCAACGGGGACTCCGTGCGCCTGGTCTACGCACCGCATGGAGAGACGACTGGCCATCTCACCTTCCGGTTCAAGGACCTCGTCACCTCCAGTGGCCGTCCCCTGTTCGATGCGATGGTGATGCTCCTGCACGCGCGCCGCTTCTTCGGCGTGCTGCCCGAGCACCAGCTCCCCGCACTGCTGGAGCAGTCCCGCCGCCGTCAGGCCGATGTCACCGAGGAGTTGGCGGACCAGGTGCTGGAAGCGCTCGGCATCCTCCTCACGGGTTTCGAGACGGCCGCCGAGCGGGATGGTTCCCGTACCCTGGACGAGGCGTTCTCACGCGGTGAGGACCATGTCTACGGCGGGCTCCTCTCCACGCTCTTGCGGCTCGTCTTCATCCTCTACGCGGAGGACCAGGGCCTGCTTCCCGTGGACCAGGAGCCCTACCGCGATGACCTGTCGGTGAAGGCGCTTCACGAGCAACTGGTCGAGGATGCCAGCCTGTACCCCGACGCGATGAACCGGCGATTCGGGGCATGGCCACGGCTGCTGGCACTCTTCCGGTGCATCTATCTGGGCGCCTCACACGACAAGCTGCGCATGCCGGCGCGCCGAGGGCAGCTCTTCGACCCTGACAGGTTTCCCTTCCTGGGTGGCGGAAGCTCCGACGATGCGGGCACGACTGCGCCGACACCATCCATCGACGATGAGACCATCCATCAGGTCCTGCAGCGGCTCATCTTCCTCAAGGGACAGCGACTGAGCTTCAAGTCGCTCGACGTGGAGCAGATCGGCTCCGTGTACGAGGGACTGATGGGCTTCCACGTGAAGCGCCTGACGGGTGCTGGGCTCTGCCTCAAACCCTCGAAGGTATGGGTCGCAGCGAATGAGGTGCTGGCACAGCCAGCGAAACGACGTGCCGCATGGCTGGAGGAAGAAGCAGGTCTTGATACGAAGGCGGTGAAAGCCCTGTCGAAGGCGCTGGAGCAGGCCGTCACGCAGCAGATGGTCCTGGCCGCGCTTGAGCCCTACCGTGTGAAGGGGACTGAGACACGACGGGCATCCCAGTTGGTGCTCCAGCCCGGCAACGAGCGGCGGCGGACCAGCACTCACTACACGCCCCGAAGTCTCTCCTCACGCATCGTCCGGCGTGCCCTGGAGCCACTGCTCAAGACGATGGGGCCCCAGCCTTCATCGGAGCGACTCCTCAACCTGAAGATCTGCGATCCGGCCATGGGGTCGGGCGCGTTCCTGGTGGAGTCCTGCCGCTTCCTCGCGGACCAGGTCATCGCCGCCTGGACGCGTGAGGGCGTGCTGAAGCGCGACAAGCACGAGGATGAGGTGATGCGGGCACGCCGGTTGGTGGCGCAGCGGTGCCTGTACGGCGTGGACAAGAACCCCTGGGCGGTGAGCCTCGCGAAGCTGTCACTGTGGCTCGTGACGCTGGCGAAGACAGAGCCGTTCACCTTCCTGGACCATGCACTCAAGTGCGGCGACTCGCTGGTCGGGCTCGACCTGGATCAGCTTCAAGCGTTCCATTGGGACCCAGCCAGCAAGAAGCAGTCAGAACTGCCCTGGGCACTCCTCAAGAAGCAGCTGACGCGTTCTCTTGAGAAGCGTGAGGAGATCCTCCAGCTCGCGCTCGACCTGGAAGGGCCGGAGCGCAAACCCTTGCAGCTGGACCTGGACCCCGGCCGGGTGAAGGAAGGGCTGCTTCGTGATGCGGATGCCGCGCTGGCGGACGTCAAACGGATCGCCAACGCATGCGTCGGTGCGTTCTTCGCTCACGGCTCGGACAAGGAGCGGGAGAAGGAGCGCATCCGTCGGCTCGACCTGATTGGAGCGTGGCTGTCCCAGGAGAAGAAGGGCGTTCTGCCGCCCATGCCGACGGACATCGCCGCGTTCTCCGCGCCGCCATGGACGTTCCACTGGCCGCTGGAGTTCCCTGAGGTGTTCCATGGGAGCCGACCCGATCCGCTCGACGATGAGCAGCCCAACAAGGCGGCATGGATCGATGGGTTCGTGGGGAACCCGCCCTTCGCGGGGAAGAACGCCATCATCGATACAGGGGGAGATAACTACCTGCCCTGGCTCCAGGCGGTCCACGAGGACGCACACGGCAATGCGGATCTCTCCGCGCATTTCTTCCGTCGTGCGTTCCATCTATTGGGTGAGCACGGCAGCTTCGGGTTCATCGCCACGAATACCATCGCACAGGGTGATACGAGGACCACGGGGCTGAAGTACCTGGTGGATCACGGTGGCCACCTGTACGACGCCGTGCGATCCATGAAGTGGCCCGTGGACGGAGCCAACGTCTCTGTGTCCGTGGTGCATCTGGCGAAGGGCCACGTTTCCGGACTGGCGCTGGAGACACGTCTGGATGGACAAGGCGTGAAGCACCTCAACTCTCGCCTGAGAGGAAAGCCGGAACGAGCGGATCCCATGGTTCTCGCTGCCAATTCAAGCAAGAGCTTTGTCGGAACGTACGTCCTGGGAATGGGATTCGTGCTCAATCCCGAGCAGCGATCAACTCTCATAGCGAAGTCACCCAAAAACGCGGAACGGATTTTTCGGTACGTAGGGGGCGAGGAGATCAATTCGGATCCATCGCCGCAGCTTGAACGATACGTCATCAACTTCGGAAAAATGGAGTTGAAAGAAGCCGAGCAATGGCCCGATCTCTTGCGAATCGTCCGGGAACTGGTGAAGCCGGAACGCGACCAGAACAAACGGGAGGTTCGCCGAAAGTATTGGTGGCGCTTCGCCGAGACGACGCCCGCGCTCTACGAGGCACTCCGAACGGTCGACCGATGTCTCGTAACCAGCATTGTTTCAAAGCACTTGATGTTCAGCTGGATGCCGAGTTCCCGCCTCTTTTCACATAAGGCACAAGTCTTCCCGGTCAGCCACGACCGACACCTCGCTTTGTTGCAATCACGCGTCCACGAGGCATGGACACGACTCCTCTCGTCAACGATGAGGATCGACCTCAATTACTCAGCGTCTGATTGCTTCGAAACCTTCCCCTTCCCCGAAAACGCCCACGGCTCCGCGCTTGAAGCCATAGGCAAGCAGCTCCACTTCGAGCGCAGCCAGTACATGCAGGCCAACAACATCGGCCTGACGACGACGTACAACCGGCTCAAGGACAAGTCTGTCACGGACGCCGCGACACAGCGCCTGCGTGACCTGCATGTCGCCGTGGACCAGGCCGTCCTGGATGCCTACGGCTGGAATGACATCCACGCCCCTCCGTACTGCGGCGCCACTCCAAAACAGCTCGAAGCCTTCGAGGACGAGGTCCTCGACCGCCTCTTCGACCTGAATGAGCAGCGCGCCCGTGAGGAAGCCCATCCCACGTCCCGCCGCGCCTCGAAGTCCCGCACCCAGACCGCCTGA